CCGGGTTTACAAAAGCTGGATGCCGTGATTGAACGCGCCCGCAACAATGGCTACAGGGTAATTGGCCTTTCGGCTTCGGGAGAAGAGCTCAAGGAGCAAATTAATGAGAAATTTGGCTTCGAGCTCGACTGGTACTTTAGTGACGAGACGGCGCTTAAAACAATCATCCGAAGTAATCCGGGTCTGGTAAAGCTTCACAAAGGAACCATTGTGGAGAAACTGCATTGGAATGATGCTGAAAAGCTTCAGTTTTAAGGAGGCTCAAAAATGGCATTTTTGAAGGTATTTTCTGAAGCCTTCCGCTTCTGAAGAAATTTTACACAGAATATCCCCAGGTGCTTCCGAAGAAAAATGAGATTGAAAAAAGCATTTTTGGAAGCTTATTTTTTCCGCTTTTTCTGCTTTTTCCGCAGGTTCTTAGCGGTGGCAATGTTATATTTGTAGTTTAGGCCGAAGAATAAAATAGTTTTGGCCATTCTGTTAATTACAAATACTTATATACCCCTAAAACCACCATTATGAGAGACAAAATTGTAGCCGGAAACTGGAAAATGAACAATGATTTGGCTCAAACCGAAGATTTGTTGTCAAACATTAAGAAATTATACAAAGAAAATCGCGAGGTGCGCGTAATTGTGGCCCCAGCCTTCACCAATTTGCACCACGCATTCGAATCTTTGAGGGATTCGCCCATAGACGTTGCTGCACAAAACATGAACGAGCATAAAGAAGGTGCATATACCGGGGAGGTTTCTGCCCAAATGCTTAGCAGTATAGGTATAAAAATAGTGATTTTGGGACACAGTGAGCGTCGTGCCATTTTCAACGAAACAGATGCCTTACTCGCCAAAAAAGTGGATGCAGCCCTTGAAAATGACATGGAAGTGATCTTTTGCTGTGGGGAAGAATTAAGTGAACGCAAGGGAGAAAAACATTTTGAGGTAGTAAAAAGTCAGTTGGAAAATGGCCTTTTTCATGTAGCTGAAGGGCAGTGGAGCAAGATCGTGATCGCTTACGAACCGGTATGGGCTATTGGAACGGGGGAAACAGCTTCGCCAGAACAGGCACAGGAAATGCACGCTTTTATAAGAAAAACCATTGCTGAAAAGTTTGGAAGTGAACTGGCCAACAAGGTGGCAATTCTTTACGGTGGTAGCGTAAAGCCCGCGAATGCACAGGAGATTTTTGCTAAAGAAGATGTAGACGGCGGCCTTATTGGTGGTGCAAGTCTAAAAGCCGAAGATTTTATCGCTATTGCAGAGGCCTTTTAAATACCTGAAGAATATGAATTACCTGGAGTTT
This Salinimicrobium tongyeongense DNA region includes the following protein-coding sequences:
- the tpiA gene encoding triose-phosphate isomerase; amino-acid sequence: MRDKIVAGNWKMNNDLAQTEDLLSNIKKLYKENREVRVIVAPAFTNLHHAFESLRDSPIDVAAQNMNEHKEGAYTGEVSAQMLSSIGIKIVILGHSERRAIFNETDALLAKKVDAALENDMEVIFCCGEELSERKGEKHFEVVKSQLENGLFHVAEGQWSKIVIAYEPVWAIGTGETASPEQAQEMHAFIRKTIAEKFGSELANKVAILYGGSVKPANAQEIFAKEDVDGGLIGGASLKAEDFIAIAEAF